The DNA segment GTCGTGGGCGCGGGGCCGGCCGGCTCCACCACCGCCTACCACCTCGCCAAGGCCGGACTCGACGTCCTGCTGCTGGAGAAGACCGAGTTCCCGAGGGAGAAGGTCTGCGGTGACGGACTGACCCCGCGCGCGGTCAAGCAACTCGTGGCCATGGGCATCGACATCTCCGAGGAGGCGGGCTGGCTGCGCAACAAGGGCCTGCGCATCATCGGCGGTGGCTCCCGGCTCCAGCTGGACTGGCCCGACCTCGCCTCGTACCCGAACTTCGGGCTGGTGCGGAAGCGGGACGACTTCGACGAGCAGCTGGCGAGGCAGGCGCAGAAGGCGGGCGCCCGCCTCTTCGAGCTCTGCAACGTCAGCGGACCGATCATCGACGACCGTACGGGCCGGATCACCGGCGTGACGGCGAAGCTGGGCGACGACAAGCGCCCGGTGACCTTCCACGCACCGCTCGTGGTCGCGGCGGACGGCAACTCCACCCGCCTCTCCCTCGCCATGGGCCTGCACCGCCGCGAGGACCGCCCGATGGGCGTCGCGGTGCGTACGTACTTCGAGTCGCCGCGTCACGAGGACGACTACCTGGAGTCCTGGCTGGAGCTGTGGGACCGCCGGGGCGCCCAGGACCGCCTGCTGCCCGGCTACGGCTGGATCTTCGGTATGGGCGACGGCACGTCCAACGTGGGCCTCGGCGTGCTGAACACCTCGGACTCCTTCAAGGAGCTGGACTGGCGCGAGGTGCTCAAGGCGTGGTGCGCGTCGATGCCGGAGGAGTGGGGCTACACCCCGGAGCACATGACGGGCCCGATCCGGGGCGCGGCCCTGCCGATGGCCTTCAACCGCCAGCCGCACTACACCAAGGGCCTGCTGCTCGTCGGTGACGCCGGCGGCATGGTGAACCCCTTCAACGGCGAGGGCATCGCCTACGCCATGGAGTCCGGCCAGCTCGCCGCGGACGTCATCGTCCAGGCCCACGCCCGCCCGACCCCGGCCACCCGCGAGATCGCCCTCCAGCGCTACCCCCGCGTCCTCAAGGACACCTACGGCGGCTACTACACC comes from the Streptomyces seoulensis genome and includes:
- a CDS encoding geranylgeranyl reductase family protein encodes the protein MSSARRHEDSPPWGEPAVTEPLSDNTADVIVVGAGPAGSTTAYHLAKAGLDVLLLEKTEFPREKVCGDGLTPRAVKQLVAMGIDISEEAGWLRNKGLRIIGGGSRLQLDWPDLASYPNFGLVRKRDDFDEQLARQAQKAGARLFELCNVSGPIIDDRTGRITGVTAKLGDDKRPVTFHAPLVVAADGNSTRLSLAMGLHRREDRPMGVAVRTYFESPRHEDDYLESWLELWDRRGAQDRLLPGYGWIFGMGDGTSNVGLGVLNTSDSFKELDWREVLKAWCASMPEEWGYTPEHMTGPIRGAALPMAFNRQPHYTKGLLLVGDAGGMVNPFNGEGIAYAMESGQLAADVIVQAHARPTPATREIALQRYPRVLKDTYGGYYTLGRAFVKLIGNPKVMQIGAQRGLTHPLLMKFVLKLLANLTDPTGGDTMDRVINGLTKVAPKA